AGCTCCGCGACGTTCGCGTTGTCCATGGCCACGATCCATTCAAAGCGCTCGAAATCGCTCGCCTCTACGCGACGCGCCCGCAGTGCACTCAGATCGTAGCCGCGCCGCTCGGCCGCCGCCTGCGTGCGTTCGTCCGGGGCGTGACCGATGTGATAACTGTGCGTCCCAGCCGAATCGACCTCAATGAGGTCGGACAATCCCGCTTTGGCGAGTCGATCGCGAAAGATCCCATCGGCACTCGGGGAGCGGCAGATGTTACCCATGCAGACGAACAAGACGGAAGTTTTCTTCATTTGGATTCAATCCATCGCAGGCGCGAGGCATCGATGGGCCTCGCCGCCATCATCTTCAGGCCTTCGGCCCCAATTCCGCTTCGCTGGCACCATCGGTACCGAACACCAGCGCCTTGACGTGCAGCAGTTGGTCCCGCACCTTTGCCGCCTTTTCGAACTCCAGGTTGCGTGCATGTTCCTGCATCTGCTTTTCGAGCTTCTTGATCTCGCGAGCCAGTTGCTTCTCGGACATGTCCTGATAGTGGGCCTGCTCTTTGGCCTCCGCCATTTCCGCCTTGGCGTCTTCCGGATCGTAGACACCGTCGATGATGTCCTTGATGCGCTTCTTCACGCCCTGCGGCACAATCCCATGCGCCTCGTTGTGCGCCATCTGCTTAGCGCGACGACGCTCCGTCTCGCTGATCGCCCGCTTCATCGACTCGGTCATCTTGTCTGCGTACAAGATGGCGGTACCGTTCACGTTACGCGCGGCCCGCCCGATCGTCTGAATCAACGAACGCTCGGCGCGAAGGAAGCCCTCCTTGTCCGCATCCAGAATCGCAACCAGCGACACTTCCGGAATATCCAGCCCCTCGCGCAGCAAGTTGATGCCGACGAGTACGTCGAACGCGCCCAAACGCAGGTCACGGATGATTTCTACGCGTTCAACGGTATCGATATCGCTGTGCAGATAACGGACCTTCACGCCGTTATCCGATAAGTACTCGGTCAATTGCTCGGCCATTCGCTTCGTGAGCGTCGTTACGAGCACGCGCTCGCCCACCGCTACGCGCTTATTGATTTCCGAGAGCACATCATCCACCTGCGTACGGGCGGGACGCACATCGATCGTCGGATCGATCAGCCCGGTCGGACGCACCACCTGCTCCACAATCTGCCCGGTACGCTTGGCCTCGTAATCTGCGGGCGTCGCGGAGACGAAGATGGCCTGACGCATTTTGCGTTCGTACTCGGCAAACTTCAGTGGACGATTATCCAGCGCCGACGGCAAACGGAAGCCGTAGTTGACCAGGTTTTCCTTGCGCGCCCGGTCGCCGTTGTACATGCCGTTGAACTGGCCGATGAGCACGTGGGACTCGTCGAGGAACATCAACGCGTCCGGTGGCAAATAGTCAACGAGCGTAGGCGGCGGCTCGCCGGGCGCTGCGCCCGACAAATGTCGCGAGTAGTTTTCGATGCCTTTGCAGAACCCCAACTCCTGCAACATCTCCAGATCGAAGCGGGTACGCTGTTCGAGGCGTTGCGCTTCGACCAGCTTGCCTTCCTTATAGAAGAAGTCGAGCCGCTCGCGAAGTTCGTCCTTGATCGTTTCGATCGCGCGCAGCACCGTATCTCGCGGGGTCACGTAATGTGAGGACGGATACACCGTGAATCGCGGCACCTTCTGACGCACGCGCCCTGTGAGCGGATCGAAGAGTTGCAGCGAGTCGACTTCGTCGTCGAACAACTCCACGCGCAACGCCAGCTCGGCGTGTTCCGCCGGGAAGATGTCGATGGTGTCGCCGCGCACACGGAAGGTGCCGCGCCCGAAGTCCGTCTCGTTACGCGTGTACTGCATCGCGATCAGTCTTGCGATGATCTCGCGTTGCCCCAGCTTGTCGCCCTGACGCACGGTCAGGATCATCTGGTGGTACTCGCTCGGATTCCCGATACCGTAGATGGCGGACACCGTCGCGACGATCACCACATCGCGGCGTTCCAGCAGGCTTTTCGTCGCCGACAACCGCATCTGCTCAATGTGCTCGTTGACCGACGAGTCCTTCTCGATGAAGAGATCGCGCTGCGGCACATACGCTTCCGGCTGGTAATAGTCGTAGTACGAGACGAAG
This window of the Pandoraea sputorum genome carries:
- a CDS encoding low molecular weight protein-tyrosine-phosphatase; translation: MKKTSVLFVCMGNICRSPSADGIFRDRLAKAGLSDLIEVDSAGTHSYHIGHAPDERTQAAAERRGYDLSALRARRVEASDFERFEWIVAMDNANVAELTARSPAAFRHKIVRLMDFATHHDATEVPDPYYGGAQGFETVLDYIEDGLDGLLVRLGQAD
- the uvrB gene encoding excinuclease ABC subunit UvrB, which produces MTPAAETDFDESKFLTFPDSPYQLYCPFPAAGDQPTAITQLTEGIDDGLAFQTLLGVTGSGKTFTMANVIARMGRPAIVFAPNKTLAAQLYSEFREFFPRNAVEYFVSYYDYYQPEAYVPQRDLFIEKDSSVNEHIEQMRLSATKSLLERRDVVIVATVSAIYGIGNPSEYHQMILTVRQGDKLGQREIIARLIAMQYTRNETDFGRGTFRVRGDTIDIFPAEHAELALRVELFDDEVDSLQLFDPLTGRVRQKVPRFTVYPSSHYVTPRDTVLRAIETIKDELRERLDFFYKEGKLVEAQRLEQRTRFDLEMLQELGFCKGIENYSRHLSGAAPGEPPPTLVDYLPPDALMFLDESHVLIGQFNGMYNGDRARKENLVNYGFRLPSALDNRPLKFAEYERKMRQAIFVSATPADYEAKRTGQIVEQVVRPTGLIDPTIDVRPARTQVDDVLSEINKRVAVGERVLVTTLTKRMAEQLTEYLSDNGVKVRYLHSDIDTVERVEIIRDLRLGAFDVLVGINLLREGLDIPEVSLVAILDADKEGFLRAERSLIQTIGRAARNVNGTAILYADKMTESMKRAISETERRRAKQMAHNEAHGIVPQGVKKRIKDIIDGVYDPEDAKAEMAEAKEQAHYQDMSEKQLAREIKKLEKQMQEHARNLEFEKAAKVRDQLLHVKALVFGTDGASEAELGPKA